The following coding sequences lie in one Palaemon carinicauda isolate YSFRI2023 chromosome 7, ASM3689809v2, whole genome shotgun sequence genomic window:
- the LOC137643675 gene encoding uncharacterized protein: protein MKFQVTLLLLALLGVQTFGDLIANGGGGGHGKGYGKGQVADYSYLAHQPLVVQKPIRIIRSPPAELGVQTFGDLYANGGKGKGKGKGGGYGHEEDYSYLNANKRVVDYQPVSIHQPVVVQKPIRIIRPPPPELVHNHDVHHVPEW from the exons ATGAAGTTTCAG GTGACGCTGCTGCTGTTAGCTCTTCTTGGTGTTCAGACCTTCGGCGACCTCATTGCTAATGGGGGCGGAGGGGGCCATGGTAAGGGCTATGGTAAGGGACAAGTGGCGGATTACAGTTACCTTGCCCACCAGCCCTTAGTTGTCCAGAAACCCATCAGGATCATTCGATCTCCGCCAGCAGAACTTGGTGTTCAGACCTTTGGCGACCTCTATGCCAATGggggcaagggcaagggcaagggcaagggcgGTGGTTACGGACATGAGGAAGATTACAGTTACCTTAACGCCAACAAGAGAGTCGTTGACTATCAGCCCGTGTCTATCCACCAGCCTGTAGTTGTCCAGAAACCTATCAGGATCATTCGACCTCCTCCACCAGAACTTGTACACAACCATGATGTCCACCACGTGCCTGAATGGTAA